A section of the Oncorhynchus nerka isolate Pitt River linkage group LG3, Oner_Uvic_2.0, whole genome shotgun sequence genome encodes:
- the LOC115118878 gene encoding LOW QUALITY PROTEIN: T-cell surface glycoprotein CD1c-like (The sequence of the model RefSeq protein was modified relative to this genomic sequence to represent the inferred CDS: inserted 2 bases in 1 codon; deleted 1 base in 1 codon), with protein MVMNGQRGLVNYTQSLKARSSELKRFNSTKGIHVQQRLAGCEMSDNGEPALYADLAIYSNMTHYSYNSGNLLPPWSKVHQTNVKGLYQTIYLNICMDTLKTFLEKEKKCIMHKVRPRVRHIQKAMSXDGSSSLAIGFYPRHIGQPIAEQALNRGQLLPNGDDTYQLRKSLEVSTEELRERRNYTCTASHLSLDNKLDVSWVPESGADRSTILSALLVMVSITILICISVCLRRRREAGSQTLSQLSKPC; from the exons atggtgatgaatgggcagagagggttggttaactacacacagagcctgaaaGCGAGATCATCAGAGCTGAAGCGCTTCAATTCCACCAAAGGTATTCATGTTCAACAGAGGCTGGCTGGGTGTGAGATGTCGGACAATGGAGAACCGGCACTTTATGCAGATTTAGCAATATATTCCAACATGACACATTATTCATACAATTCTGGAAACCTCCTGCCGCCATGGAGTAAGGTGCATCAAACAAATGTAAAAGGCCTTTATCAGACCATTTACCTGAACATTTGTATGGACACTTTAAAAACGTTcctggagaaagagaagaaatgTATAATGCATAAAGTGCGTCCCAGAGTCAGGCACATCCAGAAAGCCATGTC GGACGGGTCCAGCAGTCTGGCGATTGGTTTCTATCCCCGCCACATCGGTCAGCCAATAGCAGAACAGGCTTTGAATAGGGGGCAGCTGCTGCCCAATGGAGACGACACGTATCAGCTGAGGAAGAGTctggaggtcagtacagaggaACTGAGAGAGAGACGCAACTACACCTGCACTGCCTCCCACCTCAGTCTGGACAACAAGCTGGATGTCAGCTGGGTACCTGAGTCTGGAGCAGACAGATCT ACTATCCTGTCAGCTCTACTGGTAATGGTGTCCATAACTATTCTAATCTGCATTTCCGTTTGCctaaggaggagaagagaggctggCTCCCAGACATTGTCACAGCTCTCCAAACCCTGTTGA
- the LOC115127568 gene encoding regulator of cell cycle RGCC-like, which yields MLSSFEIHKTIKMKSPKLKSQGKLISATFLEEEDDLSDVLCEFDAVIEDFTSPVEKRHFRYDEHLKTAKRRSSASVSDSGISDSESAESLNRNSFSFSDERLNSPSPTTPPSLMSPKAKLGDTKELEDFIADLDKTLASM from the exons ATGTTGAGTAGTTTTGAGATTCACAAGACAATAAAAATGAAATCTCCAAAGTTGAAGTCTCAAGGCAAAT TGATTTCAGCTACATTCCTTGAGGAGGAGGATGATCTGTCTGATGTGCTGTGTGAGTTTGACGCGGTGATCGAGGATTTTACGTCCCCGGTGGAGAAAAGACACTTCCGCTACGACGAGCACCTGAAGACAGCGAAGAGACGCAGCAGCGCCAGCGTCAGTGACAGCGGCATCAGCGACTCGGAAA gtgCTGAGTCACTCAACAGGAACAGCTTCAGTTTCAGTGATGAGAGATTgaactctccctcccccaccactCCCCCATCTCTGATGTCACCCAAAG CTAAACTGGGAGACACTAAAGAACTGGAGGACTTCATTGCTGACCTTGACAAGACATTAGCCA GCATGTGA